The region GCGCGCCGATCTGCAGCGGCATGATCCAGTTCGTGAAACCGGCGAACAGCGGCGTCGCGAACATCAGCAGCATGATCGTGCCGTGCATCGTGAACGCCTGGTTGAACTGCTCGTTCGACATGATCTGCGTGCCGGGGCGCGCCAGTTCGGCGCGCATCAGCAGCGCCATGACGCCACCGATGCAGAAGAACGCGAACGACGTGACGAGGTAGAGCGTGCCGATCGTCTTGTGGTCCGTGGTGGTGAGCCACTTGATCACGACGTTGCCCGGCTGCTTGCGCCGCACCGGCAGCTCGTTCTCGTACGAGTCTTCGGCTGCCCCGGCACCCTGAGGTTCGTTGAGGATGCTCACAGGTTGTTCGTCTCCCGGTTCTTCTCGTGGCCCGTCTGCTCAATGCCGGCCGGGACGTAACCGGTCTGTCCCTGCGCCGCGAGCTGCTTGAGGTGGGCCTCGTAGCGCTCGGGGGAGACGACCTTCACGTTGAAGAGCATCCGGGAGTGGTCGACGCCGCACAGCTCGGCGCACTTGCCCAGGAAGGTGCCCTCCTTGTTGGGGGTCACCTGGAAGGAGTTGGTGTGGCCCGGGATGACGTCCATCTTCATCAGGAACGGCACCACCCAGAAGGAGTGGATGACGTCACGCGAAGTGAGGACGAAGCGGACCGTCTTGCCCTTGGGCAGCCAGAGGGTCGGACCGGGGTTGCCCGTCTGCGGGTTCCGCTCACCTGGCGTACCGACCTCGTAGACGCCGCCGGCGTTCGCCGGGAAGTCCTTCTTGAACCGGTCCGGAATGGCGGCCAGGTTCGGGTCGATCTTGGCGTTGCCCGTGACACCGGGAACGTCCTCGATGTAGTTGAAGCCCCAGCTCCACTGATAGCCCACCACGTTGACCGTGACGTCGGGCTTCTGCTTGAGGCTGAGGAGCTTCGTCTCGTCGCGGGCGGTGAAGTAGAACAGCACCGAGACGATGATGAGCGGGACCACCGTGTACAGCGCCTCGATGGGCATGTTGTACCGGGTCTGCGGAGGAACTTCGACCTTGGTGCGACTGCGCCGGTGGAAGAACACACTCCACAGGATCAGGCCCCACACCAGCACGCCAACGGCGAGCGCGG is a window of Streptomyces sp. NBC_00271 DNA encoding:
- the ctaC gene encoding aa3-type cytochrome oxidase subunit II, producing MSPNGSDRSPRRPMRRKLLQALTAGLVLSTATGCTYKDFPRLGMPTPTTEEGPRILSLWQGSWAAALAVGVLVWGLILWSVFFHRRSRTKVEVPPQTRYNMPIEALYTVVPLIIVSVLFYFTARDETKLLSLKQKPDVTVNVVGYQWSWGFNYIEDVPGVTGNAKIDPNLAAIPDRFKKDFPANAGGVYEVGTPGERNPQTGNPGPTLWLPKGKTVRFVLTSRDVIHSFWVVPFLMKMDVIPGHTNSFQVTPNKEGTFLGKCAELCGVDHSRMLFNVKVVSPERYEAHLKQLAAQGQTGYVPAGIEQTGHEKNRETNNL